In one Myripristis murdjan chromosome 5, fMyrMur1.1, whole genome shotgun sequence genomic region, the following are encoded:
- the ppp1r15b gene encoding protein phosphatase 1 regulatory subunit 15B: protein MFSNISDERHMSEGQSPASPTSHGVTSSGLVNQENSWIGLLSVVSRPALAFLQKYLPVPSRSPSLSDNVAGWVSGDIKRTLVEERGLLGQLDDMLPHTQHPAPRLACLQYQHDGTAGLMETRGAGTFHWLPADSLDIQNDAEVDMDISQQTQIGYFSTARTFLSHILLSSASAQEIKHASKGKDWRRKVVDSPVKSSGVGGTWWGSEESSESGRSSDLLRGKERAVTGHHCSQHSATGTKAAVAKTTELFVQGSDRESMPGENAGQRGHKEEPADNGGLNTTEVQAATAHHQPSISRHLISAGAATACSEVALLTPDQDNGYSSLEEEHNCQPHMVKDPCEEEPQQVTEWKGESATMKKETEGEICEEGESRVLEADEREAGMEGSGVSGSENEESPPQEGSSVATTVLTPPLCQNKAIAYIIGSPCSDEDDDSQSDTESSEDDDGFDSDGSSELSDSVYEDDDDEGSDSDSEADSETERLWNSLCQSRDPYNPQNFTARLHTSSTTPRTIPTTVATSASPHSTPASSPDQTPSPLSSSPASPPVTSYPLQSDDVWDDSTSASEADETESLRLWRSFSSSSDPYSPLNFQAPLRTCKPTEAGPRSRSKKASQRPPCSPHYTAAASPPQYRKEEAEERLDSGFSEPLASTMASSSTSTTLGFVTVKKVRFCEDVEEFFASCGEEEEDRRGPWEELARDRCRFLRRCQEVEQSIAYCLQPQHRSVVYQRLTVHYCQDG from the exons ATGTTCAGTAATATCAGTGACGAGAGACATATGTCTGAGGGGCAAAGCCCAGCCTCTCCGACTAGTCACGGAGTTACCTCCTCCGGGCTTGTCAACCAGGAAAACTCGTGGATTGGCTTACTCTCCGTGGTATCCAGGCCTGCGCTGGCATTTTTGCAAAAATACCTGCCAGTGCCATCTCGGAGCCCATCCTTGTCTGACAATGTAGCCGGTTGGGTTAGTGGAGACATAAAGCGTACTTTAGTTGAGGAACGCGGGCTGTTAGGCCAGCTGGACGACATGTTGCCTCACACGCAGCATCCAGCTCCTCGTCTGGCCTGCCTTCAGTACCAGCATGACGGGACCGCCGGCCTCATGGAGACGCGAGGTGCAGGAACTTTTCACTGGCTACCCGCGGATTCGTTAGATATCCAAAACGACGCTGAAGTGGACATGGACATTAGCCAGCAAACTCAGATAGGGTATTTTTCGACCGCCAGGACCTTTCTCAGTCACATTTTGTTGAGTTCAGCGTCAGCTCAGGAAATTAAACACGCCAGTAAAGGCAAGGACTGGCGGAGGAAGGTGGTGGATTCCCCGGTGAAGAGTAGTGGTGTCGGCGGGACGTGGTGGGGCAGCGAGGAAAGCTCTGAGAGCGGGCGGTCGTCAGATTTACTCCGGGGTAAAGAGCGAGCGGTTACAGGCCATCATTGTTCGCAACACTCAGCGACTGGTACAAAAGCCGCCGTTGCCAAAACAACCGAGCTGTTTGTACAGGGCAGCGACAGGGAATCGATGCCAGGAGAAAACGCTGGACAGCGTGGCCACAAAGAGGAGCCTGCTGACAATGGAGGTCTTAATACAACTGAAGTACAGGCAGCCACAGCACACCACCAGCCCAGTATCAGTAGGCACCTGATCAGTGCAGGAGCTGCCACCGCCTGCAGTGAGGTGGCACTTCTGACCCCAGATCAGGACAATGGTTACTCCAGCCTGGAAGAGGAACACAACTGCCAACCTCACATGGTGAAAGACCCCTGTGAGGAGGAACCACAGCAGGTAACTGAATGGAAGGGAGAGAGTGCCACCatgaagaaagaaacagagggtGAGATTTGTGAGGAAGGAGAATCTAGAGTATTGGaggcagatgagagagaggcagggatgGAGGGCTCTGGTGTCAGTGGATCAGAGAATGAAGAATCACCACCTCAGGAGGGTTCATCAGTGGCCACTACAGTGTTGACTCCTCCCCTGTGCCAGAATAAAGCCATTGCCTACATCATTGGCAGTCCCTgcagtgatgaagatgatgatagTCAGTCAGACACAGAGTCCAGCGAGGATGACGATGGCTTTGACAGTGATGGTTCCTCAGAGTTGTCTGACTCTGTTTATGAAGACGATGATGACGAAGGCTCTGACTCGGACAGCGAGGCAGATTCAGAGACGGAGCGTCTGTGGAACTCGCTGTGCCAAAGCCGGGACCCGTACAACCCCCAAAACTTCACCGCCCGCCTTcacaccagcagcaccaccCCGAGGACCATTCCCACCACAGTTGCCACCTCAGCCTCCCCACACTCCACCCCGGCCTCCTCTCCCGACCAGACTCCttcacctctctcctcctccccggcCTCCCCACCCGTCACTTCCTACCCTCTGCAGAGTGACGATGTCTGGGATGATTCCACTTCAGCAAGTGAGGCAGACGAAACCGAGAGCCTCCGCCTGTGGAGGTctttcagctcctcctcagaTCCTTACAGCCCCCTTAATTTCCAGGCCCCTCTGAGGACTTGTAAGCCTACTGAGGCAGGGCCCAGGAGCAGGAGCAAGAAGGCCTCCCAGAGGCCCCCTTGCTCCCCCCATtatacagcagcagcatcaccacCTCAATACAGgaaggaggaagcagaggagaggctggacaGTGGCTTTTCTGAACCCTTGGCCAGTACAatggcctcctcctccacctccaccactcTAGGCTTTGTCACAGTGAAAAAG GTTCGTTTCTGTGAGGATGTGGAAGAGTTTTTTGCCAGctgtggtgaggaggaggaggaccggCGGGGTCCCTGGGAGGAGCTGGCCAGGGATCGATGTCGTTTCCTTCGCCGATGCCAGGAGGTGGAGCAGAGCATCGCCTACTGCCTGCAGCCCCAGCACCGCAGCGTGGTGTACCAGAGGCTGACTGTCCACTATTGTCAGGACGGCTGA